The Hahella sp. HNIBRBA332 genome window below encodes:
- a CDS encoding glycosyltransferase family 4 protein — MSVNRATPVVWHVGRHGEVAGGMTQVINAYLSWPFENLEVAVIPSRDGSRGVKALRLFFSAVWKILRLRGRRNKDAMVVHLSQDGSFVREGALLTLAQWLGFGVVAQLHGSRFAEFSRRYPKLVRFVLSRATYVHVLSEETRAIVAQTLEPERIVYIPNAVATGKPGNKENLAVFGGGVTYRKGVDVLVQAWEELQAEGEVDPTLNVGAWKLIIAGPVIDAGVVPEALRNAEFVGGLSHQALMDLLDRAAVAVLPSRDEAMPMFILEALARHCCVISTPVGGIANVLSDGRGLLTPAGDIQELRRALRYAISDGDARADLAARGHASFADTFSANVVYPKLAKLWLSIVNRPRAGNLSQKRNFQGMTGE, encoded by the coding sequence ATGAGCGTAAACAGGGCGACGCCTGTGGTGTGGCACGTAGGGCGGCATGGCGAGGTGGCGGGGGGAATGACTCAGGTGATCAACGCCTATCTGAGTTGGCCGTTTGAGAACCTCGAAGTGGCAGTGATCCCGTCTCGGGACGGCTCCAGAGGCGTGAAGGCGCTGAGGCTGTTTTTCAGCGCCGTTTGGAAAATTCTGCGCTTGCGCGGACGCAGAAACAAAGACGCCATGGTCGTGCACCTGTCCCAGGACGGTTCTTTCGTGCGTGAGGGCGCTTTGCTTACCCTGGCGCAATGGTTGGGATTTGGGGTGGTCGCGCAATTGCACGGCAGTCGTTTCGCCGAGTTCAGTCGGCGTTATCCGAAACTGGTGCGTTTTGTCCTTTCGCGGGCGACCTATGTTCACGTATTGAGTGAAGAGACCCGCGCTATCGTGGCCCAGACTCTGGAGCCGGAACGCATCGTGTATATCCCCAACGCGGTGGCGACCGGCAAGCCGGGGAATAAGGAGAATCTGGCGGTATTTGGCGGCGGCGTCACCTACCGCAAAGGCGTGGATGTGCTGGTGCAGGCCTGGGAGGAACTGCAGGCTGAGGGCGAGGTCGATCCGACGCTTAATGTCGGCGCCTGGAAGCTGATCATCGCCGGCCCGGTCATTGATGCGGGAGTGGTTCCAGAGGCGTTGCGCAACGCTGAATTCGTAGGGGGGCTGTCCCATCAGGCGCTGATGGATCTGCTGGACCGCGCCGCCGTAGCGGTTCTGCCTTCCAGAGATGAGGCGATGCCGATGTTTATTCTGGAGGCGCTGGCGCGCCATTGTTGTGTGATTTCGACGCCGGTCGGAGGCATCGCCAATGTATTAAGCGATGGCCGGGGTCTGTTGACGCCTGCGGGGGATATTCAGGAATTGCGCCGGGCTTTGCGTTACGCGATCAGCGATGGTGACGCGCGCGCGGACCTGGCGGCAAGGGGACACGCCAGCTTTGCGGATACCTTTTCCGCAAATGTGGTGTACCCCAAACTGGCGAAGCTTTGGTTGAGCATCGTCAACCGGCCCAGGGCCGGAAATCTGTCTCAAAAAAGGAACTTTCAGGGAATGACAGGAGAATAA
- a CDS encoding polysaccharide pyruvyl transferase family protein translates to MTPIFLPLIGQYQNIGDIILRRPLAKWLQGDSRLHVFTGDAPAGYTEALQLRPDDHVYTSFLSWYRAGMETSRRQKSIYLFKPGEIQLSLKGMKEHLGVLPMAKRFKARGGSVARLGSGVRNFSSFYRRLITPSLKVSDLTYWRDQGSFQYLGHGGVMPDLAFAEGGELSRISSMENRRYLIVSMRGDRPAPNDAWRKAVRDFAEKHRLEIMAVTQVLMDSARSRELAGSLGGQVLDWDGHDHMQQEQRLRDVYRRAALVVSDRLHVLIAAYTEGAAPAGLTTDNSSKVDRHFEAIGLKGVGQSAATWSPERIGQFLEDTLRQRESYLNTLGQARASLDGVRKELVSFVEAVRGREA, encoded by the coding sequence ATGACCCCGATTTTTTTACCTCTCATCGGTCAATACCAGAACATCGGCGACATCATCCTGAGACGTCCGTTGGCCAAATGGCTGCAGGGCGATTCGCGATTGCATGTGTTCACCGGAGACGCTCCCGCCGGCTATACCGAGGCGTTGCAGTTGCGCCCGGACGATCACGTCTATACGTCGTTTCTGTCCTGGTATCGCGCCGGCATGGAAACCAGTCGGCGCCAGAAAAGCATCTATTTGTTCAAGCCCGGGGAAATTCAACTGAGTTTGAAAGGCATGAAAGAGCACCTCGGCGTCCTGCCCATGGCGAAACGCTTCAAGGCGCGAGGCGGCAGCGTTGCTCGTCTGGGCTCAGGAGTGCGTAATTTCTCCAGTTTCTATCGCCGTCTGATAACGCCTTCGTTGAAAGTCTCCGATCTCACTTACTGGCGCGATCAAGGCTCCTTTCAATACCTGGGACACGGCGGCGTAATGCCGGATCTGGCGTTCGCGGAGGGAGGCGAACTCAGCCGTATATCCTCCATGGAAAACCGCCGCTATCTGATTGTCTCCATGCGCGGCGACCGACCGGCGCCCAACGACGCCTGGCGTAAGGCCGTCCGTGATTTCGCCGAGAAACATCGCTTGGAAATCATGGCGGTGACCCAGGTGTTGATGGACTCCGCGCGCTCCCGCGAACTGGCCGGCAGCCTGGGCGGGCAGGTGCTGGACTGGGACGGCCATGACCATATGCAACAGGAGCAGCGTTTGCGGGACGTCTATCGACGCGCAGCGCTGGTGGTGAGCGACCGTCTCCATGTGCTCATCGCCGCCTATACGGAAGGCGCCGCGCCGGCGGGCCTGACCACCGATAATTCCAGTAAAGTGGACCGGCATTTCGAAGCTATCGGGCTGAAAGGCGTGGGACAAAGCGCCGCGACCTGGTCCCCGGAGCGCATCGGTCAGTTTCTGGAGGATACGCTGCGACAGCGGGAGAGCTATTTGAATACGCTGGGGCAGGCCAGGGCGTCCCTGGATGGGGTCAGAAAAGAGCTGGTGTCTTTCGTGGAGGCGGTGCGGGGGCGTGAAGCATGA
- a CDS encoding glycosyltransferase family 4 protein — MRTMRLLYLTPGMFPARRVDVGLLFGDCLPRYGVYSDIVAFRKPGAQEEVWGGGEAILADPPRRLKHLAVFMHMFKALAQSGRDRYDGVQVRDMPFIALMALIFARLKGMPFLYWCSYPYPEGQIDRARRASGWKKLASLPLLLRGLLGRFVLYRLVLPRADHIFVQSERMKQDMTGRGAPTDRMTAVPMGVDLERMLASVAAFDADTVGDVSVDKRMQGRRALIYLGSLDYVRNIETLFEMASLLRWRLPNIVVAIVGDTNDKQHKAWLQERARQLGVDDILIWTGWLPIQEAWRYIHLAEVGLSPIPRGELLDCSSPTKLIEYMALGVPVVCNDNPDQQMVIEQSGAGLCAPYTAEAFAEAAKTLLKETPEMRRRRMENAIRYLRTHRDYPVIARKLAGTYFAIHEKACHEALKQGS, encoded by the coding sequence ATGAGAACGATGAGACTGCTTTATCTGACGCCAGGAATGTTTCCCGCCAGACGGGTGGACGTGGGCTTGCTGTTTGGCGACTGCTTACCCCGTTACGGCGTGTATTCCGACATTGTCGCGTTTCGCAAACCGGGCGCGCAGGAGGAGGTCTGGGGCGGCGGCGAGGCGATTCTGGCGGACCCGCCGCGCCGACTCAAACATCTTGCTGTGTTCATGCATATGTTCAAGGCTCTCGCGCAATCCGGGCGCGACAGGTATGACGGCGTACAGGTGCGGGACATGCCCTTTATCGCGCTCATGGCGCTGATTTTCGCCCGGCTCAAAGGCATGCCGTTCCTGTACTGGTGCTCCTATCCCTATCCCGAAGGCCAGATAGACCGGGCCCGCAGGGCCAGCGGTTGGAAAAAGCTCGCTTCGCTGCCTTTGCTGTTGCGCGGACTGCTGGGACGCTTTGTTCTGTACCGCCTCGTGCTGCCTCGGGCGGACCATATCTTTGTGCAGTCGGAACGAATGAAACAGGACATGACGGGCCGGGGCGCGCCGACGGACCGCATGACAGCGGTTCCCATGGGCGTGGATCTGGAGCGCATGCTGGCTTCTGTCGCGGCATTCGATGCGGACACCGTCGGCGACGTCTCTGTCGATAAACGCATGCAGGGGCGACGCGCGCTGATCTATCTGGGCAGCCTGGACTACGTTCGCAACATCGAAACCCTGTTCGAAATGGCGTCGCTGCTGCGCTGGCGCCTGCCCAACATTGTGGTCGCTATCGTCGGCGACACCAACGATAAGCAGCACAAGGCGTGGTTGCAGGAGCGGGCGCGCCAGTTGGGCGTCGACGATATCCTGATCTGGACCGGCTGGCTGCCGATTCAGGAAGCCTGGCGCTATATTCATCTGGCGGAAGTGGGCTTGTCGCCCATTCCCCGAGGCGAGCTGCTTGACTGCTCTTCACCGACCAAACTGATCGAATATATGGCGCTGGGCGTGCCCGTGGTCTGTAACGACAACCCGGACCAGCAAATGGTGATTGAACAATCCGGCGCAGGACTATGCGCGCCGTACACCGCCGAAGCGTTTGCGGAAGCGGCGAAAACGTTGCTTAAAGAAACGCCGGAAATGCGGCGCCGCCGAATGGAAAACGCCATTCGCTATTTAAGAACCCACAGGGACTATCCAGTCATTGCAAGGAAATTGGCTGGGACCTACTTCGCCATCCATGAGAAAGCCTGTCACGAGGCTCTGAAGCAAGGAAGTTGA
- a CDS encoding lipopolysaccharide biosynthesis protein — MSHPYSRQALISGTKKFLSGKVISALLTLGILLVTVRLLPVTEYGAYVTLLAMTEIGRSLAQLGLAWLTARQLPEYRLKADGPRLIRFCRRVVAWQSAALIACALLFAVLMDAYLNWAGLQAFRPAALVFLGVFLVEGVGRFLREAVLGPLVLQGGIRASMVGRQMLYLIALLALWRFAPSDASQSTAAFLSGFMPGFLTEASSALTQPGAGLFAVVLIELTASAFGTLVALACLVRFCRSMRGLQGEAGWTEPSIRQQWWLSLHMYFAHLLTLLYSPQALVNLLQKYLGPEASAIFGFLRTLNDQIARYLPASLLFSLIRPKLVAVYVNGGGTSELSRLTNSAGKVSLVILLPLVSVAAVFGDELIQLISGGKFSDSGYLFFGFLLCLIPYSQRLLLETAAVTLDQANLCKWGAALGLITLPSLWGLLHLGFGVWAAVIAIGLGHVLFNSFIIAGLRRRCDYVFDWLNQTKLILAMAVAIIPGAISPAVSVAVLGSSLIPMLGYSLLIVGAFVASVWLLRPFTAEETGLLKSLVKRGARTA, encoded by the coding sequence ATGAGTCATCCTTATTCACGTCAGGCGCTGATTTCCGGCACTAAAAAATTCTTGTCCGGCAAAGTCATCTCCGCCCTGTTGACCCTGGGCATTCTGTTGGTGACGGTGCGTTTGCTGCCGGTGACGGAGTACGGCGCCTATGTCACCCTGTTGGCCATGACGGAAATCGGCCGCTCCCTGGCGCAACTGGGGCTGGCCTGGCTCACTGCGCGGCAGCTTCCCGAGTATCGTCTCAAGGCGGACGGGCCACGTTTGATCCGGTTCTGCCGCCGCGTGGTGGCATGGCAAAGCGCAGCGCTCATTGCCTGCGCCTTGTTATTCGCGGTGCTGATGGATGCTTATCTCAACTGGGCGGGACTACAGGCGTTCCGTCCCGCCGCGTTGGTGTTTCTGGGCGTTTTTCTGGTGGAAGGCGTCGGCCGTTTCCTGCGGGAGGCGGTACTCGGGCCATTGGTGCTGCAGGGCGGTATCCGCGCCAGCATGGTGGGACGACAGATGCTCTATCTCATCGCCTTGCTGGCGCTATGGCGGTTTGCCCCCTCCGATGCGTCACAGTCGACGGCAGCGTTCTTATCCGGTTTTATGCCAGGTTTTTTAACTGAGGCTTCCTCTGCGTTGACGCAACCCGGAGCAGGGCTTTTCGCAGTAGTTCTGATTGAACTGACGGCGTCCGCGTTTGGAACCCTCGTCGCTCTGGCGTGCCTGGTCAGATTCTGCCGTTCGATGCGCGGTTTACAGGGAGAGGCGGGGTGGACGGAGCCGTCCATTCGCCAACAATGGTGGCTTTCCCTGCACATGTATTTCGCGCACTTGTTAACTCTGCTGTACAGCCCCCAGGCGCTGGTCAATCTGTTGCAGAAATACCTGGGACCGGAAGCCTCCGCCATATTCGGATTCCTGCGCACCTTGAATGACCAGATTGCGCGCTATCTGCCGGCGTCGTTGTTGTTCAGTTTGATCAGACCCAAACTGGTGGCGGTTTACGTCAACGGCGGCGGCACGTCCGAACTCAGTCGCCTGACCAATTCCGCCGGCAAAGTCAGTCTGGTGATTCTGTTGCCTTTGGTGTCCGTGGCGGCGGTATTCGGCGACGAACTCATTCAGTTAATCTCCGGCGGCAAATTCAGCGACTCCGGCTACCTGTTTTTCGGATTTCTGTTGTGTCTGATTCCCTACAGTCAGCGGCTTTTACTGGAAACCGCCGCCGTGACGCTGGATCAGGCCAACCTGTGTAAATGGGGCGCGGCGCTGGGACTGATTACGCTGCCCAGTCTCTGGGGACTACTGCATCTGGGCTTTGGCGTATGGGCGGCGGTGATCGCTATCGGACTCGGACATGTGCTGTTCAACAGCTTCATCATTGCGGGCCTCAGGCGGCGCTGCGATTACGTCTTCGACTGGCTCAATCAGACCAAACTTATTCTGGCCATGGCGGTGGCGATCATTCCCGGCGCGATCAGCCCGGCGGTCTCCGTCGCGGTGCTCGGCTCCAGCCTTATTCCAATGCTGGGCTATTCATTGTTGATCGTCGGCGCCTTCGTGGCGTCGGTGTGGCTGCTCCGACCTTTTACGGCGGAGGAAACAGGATTGTTGAAATCGCTAGTGAAGAGAGGCGCGCGCACGGCATGA
- the epsI gene encoding exosortase-associated protein EpsI, B-type: MRNHKTSLIACAAMVISALSAYALTPSEMLSDHIAKVKLDAMIPEVFGGWREVVQSTNQIVDPQTRQAINRIYNQTLSRTYVDESGYRVMVSIAYGKDQRDAIQMHYPEVCYPAQGFTLADKTSGLLQTDYGQIRITRLLTSQGQRHEPVTYWATVGEKVIANKVDKKLKEISYGFRGFIPDGLLFRVSSVDKDPMRAFKKQRELVDALLTEISPASRQRLAGLTQ, translated from the coding sequence ATGCGTAATCACAAGACCAGTCTGATCGCCTGCGCGGCCATGGTGATATCGGCGTTGTCGGCATACGCTCTGACGCCAAGTGAAATGCTGTCTGATCACATCGCCAAGGTGAAGCTGGACGCCATGATTCCTGAAGTGTTCGGCGGGTGGCGCGAAGTCGTGCAATCCACCAACCAGATTGTCGATCCGCAAACCCGACAGGCTATCAATCGGATTTATAACCAGACGCTGTCCCGCACCTATGTGGACGAATCGGGTTACCGAGTAATGGTTTCCATTGCTTATGGGAAAGATCAGCGCGACGCCATCCAAATGCACTATCCGGAAGTCTGCTATCCGGCCCAGGGCTTCACTTTGGCGGACAAGACCTCCGGGCTGTTGCAGACCGACTACGGGCAGATTCGCATCACCCGGCTGCTGACTTCCCAGGGACAACGGCATGAACCGGTCACCTATTGGGCGACGGTGGGCGAGAAGGTCATCGCCAACAAAGTCGACAAGAAATTAAAGGAAATCAGCTACGGCTTTCGTGGCTTCATTCCGGACGGACTGCTGTTTCGCGTGTCCTCCGTGGATAAAGATCCCATGCGTGCGTTCAAGAAACAGCGGGAGCTGGTGGACGCGCTTTTAACGGAAATATCGCCGGCGTCGCGGCAACGCCTGGCGGGTTTGACTCAGTAA
- the xrtB gene encoding exosortase B yields MQQTITRPHIPAISEWSPVLLGVVVLYLPTYYDLAGAIWRSGEQGHEPIILTLVLWFFWKKRQDIHQLECAPASLEGCVALGGGLILYVLGRSQDILLFEVGSQIPVVAGLLLLLRGRDAVKMMWFPLLFMIFMAPLPGPLVSALTLPMKTAVSWSVDQVLYWAGYPVSRSGVILQVGQYRLLIADACAGLHTLFTLEAMGLFYLHIVRHESILRNVALAIAIVPISFVANFIRVLALTLITYHYGDEAGQGFLHGFAGIVLFVSALLLIIGVDSILQLALKPATRRRQANA; encoded by the coding sequence ATGCAGCAGACAATCACCCGACCCCATATTCCGGCGATTAGCGAATGGTCGCCCGTACTATTAGGCGTTGTCGTGCTTTATCTGCCCACCTACTACGATCTGGCCGGTGCTATATGGAGGTCGGGCGAGCAGGGGCATGAGCCGATTATCCTCACTCTGGTGCTGTGGTTTTTCTGGAAAAAACGCCAGGACATCCACCAGCTTGAGTGCGCGCCCGCTTCCCTGGAGGGCTGCGTCGCTCTTGGCGGCGGCCTGATTCTCTACGTGTTGGGGCGGTCCCAGGACATCCTGCTGTTCGAAGTGGGCTCGCAGATTCCGGTGGTCGCGGGACTGCTTTTGCTGTTGCGAGGCCGCGATGCAGTGAAAATGATGTGGTTTCCGCTGCTGTTCATGATCTTTATGGCGCCCTTGCCGGGACCGCTGGTGAGCGCGCTCACGCTGCCCATGAAAACGGCGGTGTCCTGGTCCGTGGATCAGGTGCTTTATTGGGCGGGATATCCGGTATCCCGATCAGGAGTGATTTTACAGGTCGGCCAATACCGTCTGCTGATCGCCGACGCCTGCGCGGGGTTGCATACTTTGTTTACCCTGGAGGCGATGGGGCTGTTTTATCTGCATATCGTGCGGCATGAGTCGATTTTGCGTAACGTCGCCCTTGCTATCGCTATTGTTCCGATTTCATTCGTCGCCAATTTCATCAGAGTGCTGGCGCTGACCTTGATCACCTATCATTACGGCGATGAAGCGGGGCAGGGGTTTCTGCACGGATTCGCCGGCATCGTGCTGTTTGTCAGCGCGTTGTTGCTCATTATCGGCGTCGACTCGATTCTGCAGCTGGCGCTGAAACCAGCGACAAGGAGGAGACAGGCCAATGCGTAA